One Phaseolus vulgaris cultivar G19833 chromosome 2, P. vulgaris v2.0, whole genome shotgun sequence DNA window includes the following coding sequences:
- the LOC137810692 gene encoding uncharacterized protein isoform X7 translates to MGGVLHTKTSLDLNFVIVKNVLAAKYKWALNELKKPIVTYEWLKQCSEEHRVVPQESYKVLPFSGLKICVTGIPSDVRKEMEKLILQNGGKYSAELTKNCTHLISEAPEGDKYKVAKRWGHIHIVISKWFAQSIARRACLNEEFFPVQHGSVSSHKVSRDLPMQHSQEKDIGKLQSAASSGATDSNVQVSCAEFMERDQEAMPSEYMSSVSQTRRFAKEADAELPLQASGDLNFDGVVADYSESDDNDLYLSECRIFLVGFEALEMRKLINIVHKGGGSRYLSFNDKLTHIVVGNPTEMEKKDVRSLAALGVIYVVKTTWLEDCDHKKIEVPVLRRHIAYDLLHPKASLVKGSVTGSTPMDHSKSSSCHQSSHQVDFKIVQPESLEKRKEEIQDMDINGHSFCKANCRTMLQNQLPDSKLSTQRMSQPDFSVSYEKSANVFRGKLFCFSNLFPEEKRGEIVQWISQGGGEVMSGKTKQIVHYTVECHGVTPMLTDDSTSLYISSHWIRSCLEAGSLLDVDTHILYSPLPCHVPLPGFERFRFCVSQYEEKDRNLLRNLCFVLGAKFGEKLTKKVTHLLCKFTNGPKYDGALKWGIQSVSSEWIFECIKQNGVVATDRFLPKEVTAQDREAGICTGSQFPTQAAQMISDMPSQLSSQSQILRGIRNKNVGCGVDNHEANFKKPSVYSKKARLVEEPCLSNTMTSASNSGIHAYEKNFSEDNMIIDAGEVCLTVPDVAAAIEDLLEQTSKMHGQRSPAQTGCQRGIYPSDLSVLGEDNSNPHTVFGLSKHWSNRKDDNGEVSQDRRAGIYDGFSETQTESQVVSYEEDLSGRQRLIDIIRTRSGTQ, encoded by the exons TGGGCTTTGAATGAATTGAAGAAACCAATAGTCACGTATGAATGGTTAAAGCAATGCTCGGAGGAGCATCGTGTTGTTCCTCAAGAGTCATACAAGGTCCTTCCTTTCTCTGGGTTAAAGATTTGTGTTACTGGAATTCCATCAG ATGTTCGTAAAGAGATGGAGAAGCTTATTTTACAAAATGGTGGAAAATACTCCGCGGAATTGACAAAGAATTGCACACATTTGATTTCTGAG GCTCCTGAAGGTGACAAGTATAAGGTAGCAAAACGATGGGGCCACATTCATATTGTGATAAGTAAATGGTTTGCTCAATCAATTGCTCGAAGAG CATGTCTGAATGAGGAGTTCTTCCCTGTTCAGCATGGATCTGTATCTTCACATAAAGTAAGCAGGGACTTACCAATGCAACACAGCCAAGAAAAGGATATTGGGAAATTGCAATCTGCGGCATCCTCAGGTGCTACAGATTCAAATGTGCAAGTTTCTTGTGCTGAGTTTATGGAAAGAGATCAAGAAGCTATGCCATCAGAATATATGTCCTCGGTTTCACAAACTCGTAGATTTGCTAAGGAGGCAGATGCTGAACTTCCATTGCAGGCCAGTGGTGACTTGAACTTTGACGGTGTTGTTGCTGATTATTCTGAATCTGATGATAATGACTTGTACTTATCAGAGTGCAGAATATTTCTAGTTGGTTTTGAAGCTCTAGAAATGCGGAAACTAATTAATATTGTGCATAAAGGTGGAGGCTCCCGGTATTTGTCTTTTAATGACAAATTGACACACATAGTAGTTGGGAATCCTACTGAAAT GGAAAAGAAGGATGTGAGGAGTCTTGCTGCTTTAGGTGTAATTTATGTTGTTAAAACCACATGGCTTGAAGATTGCGACCATAAAAAGATAGAAGTCCCTGTTCTTAGGAGACACATTGCATATGATCTACTTCATCCAAAAG CAAGCTTGGTAAAAGGAAGTGTAACAGGAAGCACACCTATGGATCACAGTAAAAGCTCCAGTTGTCATCAAAGCTCGCATCAGGTGGACTTCAAAATTGTGCAGCCAGAATCTttggagaaaagaaaagaagagataCAAGATATGGATATAAATGGTCACTCATTCTGTAAAGCAAATTGTAGAACTATGTTGCAAAATCAACTTCCTGATAGTAAATTGAGCACACAAAGGATGAGCCAGCCTGACTTCAGTGTTTCATATGAAAAATCTGCAAATGTTTTCAGAGGgaaattattttgtttctcaAATTTGTTTCCTGAAGAAAAG AGAGGTGAGATTGTTCAATGGATAAGTCAAGGTGGAGGAGAGGTAATGAGTGGGAAaacaaaacagattgtccactACACAGTTGAGTGTCATGGTGTAACACCCATGTTGACTGATGATTCCACGAGTTTGTACATTTCCAGTCACTGGATACGATCTTGTTTGGAG GCTGGATCCTTGCTGGATGTTGACACCCACATCCTTTATTCTCCACTTCCCTGCCACGTTCCCTTGCCTGGATTTGAAAGATTCCGGTTTTGTGTTTCACAGTATGAGGAGAAAGACAGGAATCTGCTAAGAAACTTGTGTTTTGTTCTAGGAGCTAAATTTGGGGAGAAGTTGACTAAGAAGGTTACGCATTTGTTGTGTAAATTCACCAATGGACCCAAGTATGATGGTGCTCTTAAATGGGGGATTCAATCAGTTTCATCTGAATGGATATTTGAATGCATCAAACAG AATGGAGTAGTTGCCACTGATCGATTTTTACCAAAAGAAGTAACAGCTCAAGATCGAGAGGCAGGAATTTGCACTGGGAGTCAATTTCCTACCCAGGCTGCTCAAATGATAAGTGACATGCCCTCGCAGTTGTCAAGTCAATCACAAATTTTGAGAGGCATCAGAAATAAAAATGTGGGTTGTGGAGTTGATAATCATGAGGCCAATTTCAAGAAACCAAGTGTTTATAGCAAAAAGGCAAGACTTGTGGAAGAACCTTGCCTGTCTAATACGATGACTTCGGCATCAAATTCAGGTATTCATGCCTATGAAAAGAATTTTTCTGAAGACAATATGATAATTGATGCTGGGGAGGTGTGCCTTACTGTTCCTGATGTTGCTGCTGCAATTGAGGACTTGTTAGAGCAGACTAGTAAG ATGCATGGTCAGAGGTCCCCAGCACAGACAGGGTGTCAGAGAGGT ATTTACCCATCTGATctttcagtccttggtgaagataATTCCAATCCTCATACCGTCTTTGGGTTATCTAAACACTGGTCAAACAG AAAAGATGATAATGGGGAGGTTTCTCAAGACAGACGAGCAGGAATATACGATGGATTTAGTGAAACACAGACAGAATCTCAG GTTGTTAGTTATGAAGAAGATTTATCAGGAAGGCAAAGGCTTATAGATATAATCCGAACTCGAAGTGGCACGCAGTGA
- the LOC137810692 gene encoding uncharacterized protein isoform X8, translating into MVKAMLGGASCCSSRVIQDVRKEMEKLILQNGGKYSAELTKNCTHLISEAPEGDKYKVAKRWGHIHIVISKWFAQSIARRACLNEEFFPVQHGSVSSHKVSRDLPMQHSQEKDIGKLQSAASSGATDSNVQVSCAEFMERDQEAMPSEYMSSVSQTRRFAKEADAELPLQASGDLNFDGVVADYSESDDNDLYLSECRIFLVGFEALEMRKLINIVHKGGGSRYLSFNDKLTHIVVGNPTEMEKKDVRSLAALGVIYVVKTTWLEDCDHKKIEVPVLRRHIAYDLLHPKASLVKGSVTGSTPMDHSKSSSCHQSSHQVDFKIVQPESLEKRKEEIQDMDINGHSFCKANCRTMLQNQLPDSKLSTQRMSQPDFSVSYEKSANVFRGKLFCFSNLFPEEKRGEIVQWISQGGGEVMSGKTKQIVHYTVECHGVTPMLTDDSTSLYISSHWIRSCLEAGSLLDVDTHILYSPLPCHVPLPGFERFRFCVSQYEEKDRNLLRNLCFVLGAKFGEKLTKKVTHLLCKFTNGPKYDGALKWGIQSVSSEWIFECIKQNGVVATDRFLPKEVTAQDREAGICTGSQFPTQAAQMISDMPSQLSSQSQILRGIRNKNVGCGVDNHEANFKKPSVYSKKARLVEEPCLSNTMTSASNSGIHAYEKNFSEDNMIIDAGEVCLTVPDVAAAIEDLLEQTSKMHGQRSPAQTGCQRGIYPSDLSVLGEDNSNPHTVFGLSKHWSNRSGRKDDNGEVSQDRRAGIYDGFSETQTESQVVSYEEDLSGRQRLIDIIRTRSGTQ; encoded by the exons ATGGTTAAAGCAATGCTCGGAGGAGCATCGTGTTGTTCCTCAAGAGTCATACAAG ATGTTCGTAAAGAGATGGAGAAGCTTATTTTACAAAATGGTGGAAAATACTCCGCGGAATTGACAAAGAATTGCACACATTTGATTTCTGAG GCTCCTGAAGGTGACAAGTATAAGGTAGCAAAACGATGGGGCCACATTCATATTGTGATAAGTAAATGGTTTGCTCAATCAATTGCTCGAAGAG CATGTCTGAATGAGGAGTTCTTCCCTGTTCAGCATGGATCTGTATCTTCACATAAAGTAAGCAGGGACTTACCAATGCAACACAGCCAAGAAAAGGATATTGGGAAATTGCAATCTGCGGCATCCTCAGGTGCTACAGATTCAAATGTGCAAGTTTCTTGTGCTGAGTTTATGGAAAGAGATCAAGAAGCTATGCCATCAGAATATATGTCCTCGGTTTCACAAACTCGTAGATTTGCTAAGGAGGCAGATGCTGAACTTCCATTGCAGGCCAGTGGTGACTTGAACTTTGACGGTGTTGTTGCTGATTATTCTGAATCTGATGATAATGACTTGTACTTATCAGAGTGCAGAATATTTCTAGTTGGTTTTGAAGCTCTAGAAATGCGGAAACTAATTAATATTGTGCATAAAGGTGGAGGCTCCCGGTATTTGTCTTTTAATGACAAATTGACACACATAGTAGTTGGGAATCCTACTGAAAT GGAAAAGAAGGATGTGAGGAGTCTTGCTGCTTTAGGTGTAATTTATGTTGTTAAAACCACATGGCTTGAAGATTGCGACCATAAAAAGATAGAAGTCCCTGTTCTTAGGAGACACATTGCATATGATCTACTTCATCCAAAAG CAAGCTTGGTAAAAGGAAGTGTAACAGGAAGCACACCTATGGATCACAGTAAAAGCTCCAGTTGTCATCAAAGCTCGCATCAGGTGGACTTCAAAATTGTGCAGCCAGAATCTttggagaaaagaaaagaagagataCAAGATATGGATATAAATGGTCACTCATTCTGTAAAGCAAATTGTAGAACTATGTTGCAAAATCAACTTCCTGATAGTAAATTGAGCACACAAAGGATGAGCCAGCCTGACTTCAGTGTTTCATATGAAAAATCTGCAAATGTTTTCAGAGGgaaattattttgtttctcaAATTTGTTTCCTGAAGAAAAG AGAGGTGAGATTGTTCAATGGATAAGTCAAGGTGGAGGAGAGGTAATGAGTGGGAAaacaaaacagattgtccactACACAGTTGAGTGTCATGGTGTAACACCCATGTTGACTGATGATTCCACGAGTTTGTACATTTCCAGTCACTGGATACGATCTTGTTTGGAG GCTGGATCCTTGCTGGATGTTGACACCCACATCCTTTATTCTCCACTTCCCTGCCACGTTCCCTTGCCTGGATTTGAAAGATTCCGGTTTTGTGTTTCACAGTATGAGGAGAAAGACAGGAATCTGCTAAGAAACTTGTGTTTTGTTCTAGGAGCTAAATTTGGGGAGAAGTTGACTAAGAAGGTTACGCATTTGTTGTGTAAATTCACCAATGGACCCAAGTATGATGGTGCTCTTAAATGGGGGATTCAATCAGTTTCATCTGAATGGATATTTGAATGCATCAAACAG AATGGAGTAGTTGCCACTGATCGATTTTTACCAAAAGAAGTAACAGCTCAAGATCGAGAGGCAGGAATTTGCACTGGGAGTCAATTTCCTACCCAGGCTGCTCAAATGATAAGTGACATGCCCTCGCAGTTGTCAAGTCAATCACAAATTTTGAGAGGCATCAGAAATAAAAATGTGGGTTGTGGAGTTGATAATCATGAGGCCAATTTCAAGAAACCAAGTGTTTATAGCAAAAAGGCAAGACTTGTGGAAGAACCTTGCCTGTCTAATACGATGACTTCGGCATCAAATTCAGGTATTCATGCCTATGAAAAGAATTTTTCTGAAGACAATATGATAATTGATGCTGGGGAGGTGTGCCTTACTGTTCCTGATGTTGCTGCTGCAATTGAGGACTTGTTAGAGCAGACTAGTAAG ATGCATGGTCAGAGGTCCCCAGCACAGACAGGGTGTCAGAGAGGT ATTTACCCATCTGATctttcagtccttggtgaagataATTCCAATCCTCATACCGTCTTTGGGTTATCTAAACACTGGTCAAACAG AAGTGGCAGAAAAGATGATAATGGGGAGGTTTCTCAAGACAGACGAGCAGGAATATACGATGGATTTAGTGAAACACAGACAGAATCTCAG GTTGTTAGTTATGAAGAAGATTTATCAGGAAGGCAAAGGCTTATAGATATAATCCGAACTCGAAGTGGCACGCAGTGA
- the LOC137810692 gene encoding uncharacterized protein isoform X6, whose protein sequence is MGGVLHTKTSLDLNFVIVKNVLAAKYKWALNELKKPIVTYEWLKQCSEEHRVVPQESYKVLPFSGLKICVTGIPSDVRKEMEKLILQNGGKYSAELTKNCTHLISEAPEGDKYKVAKRWGHIHIVISKWFAQSIARRACLNEEFFPVQHGSVSSHKVSRDLPMQHSQEKDIGKLQSAASSGATDSNVQVSCAEFMERDQEAMPSEYMSSVSQTRRFAKEADAELPLQASGDLNFDGVVADYSESDDNDLYLSECRIFLVGFEALEMRKLINIVHKGGGSRYLSFNDKLTHIVVGNPTEMEKKDVRSLAALGVIYVVKTTWLEDCDHKKIEVPVLRRHIAYDLLHPKASLVKGSVTGSTPMDHSKSSSCHQSSHQVDFKIVQPESLEKRKEEIQDMDINGHSFCKANCRTMLQNQLPDSKLSTQRMSQPDFSVSYEKSANVFRGKLFCFSNLFPEEKRGEIVQWISQGGGEVMSGKTKQIVHYTVECHGVTPMLTDDSTSLYISSHWIRSCLEAGSLLDVDTHILYSPLPCHVPLPGFERFRFCVSQYEEKDRNLLRNLCFVLGAKFGEKLTKKVTHLLCKFTNGPKYDGALKWGIQSVSSEWIFECIKQNGVVATDRFLPKEVTAQDREAGICTGSQFPTQAAQMISDMPSQLSSQSQILRGIRNKNVGCGVDNHEANFKKPSVYSKKARLVEEPCLSNTMTSASNSGIHAYEKNFSEDNMIIDAGEVCLTVPDVAAAIEDLLEQTSKMHGQRSPAQTGCQRGIYPSDLSVLGEDNSNPHTVFGLSKHWSNRSGRKDDNGEVSQDRRAGIYDGFSETQTESQVVSYEEDLSGRQRLIDIIRTRSGTQ, encoded by the exons TGGGCTTTGAATGAATTGAAGAAACCAATAGTCACGTATGAATGGTTAAAGCAATGCTCGGAGGAGCATCGTGTTGTTCCTCAAGAGTCATACAAGGTCCTTCCTTTCTCTGGGTTAAAGATTTGTGTTACTGGAATTCCATCAG ATGTTCGTAAAGAGATGGAGAAGCTTATTTTACAAAATGGTGGAAAATACTCCGCGGAATTGACAAAGAATTGCACACATTTGATTTCTGAG GCTCCTGAAGGTGACAAGTATAAGGTAGCAAAACGATGGGGCCACATTCATATTGTGATAAGTAAATGGTTTGCTCAATCAATTGCTCGAAGAG CATGTCTGAATGAGGAGTTCTTCCCTGTTCAGCATGGATCTGTATCTTCACATAAAGTAAGCAGGGACTTACCAATGCAACACAGCCAAGAAAAGGATATTGGGAAATTGCAATCTGCGGCATCCTCAGGTGCTACAGATTCAAATGTGCAAGTTTCTTGTGCTGAGTTTATGGAAAGAGATCAAGAAGCTATGCCATCAGAATATATGTCCTCGGTTTCACAAACTCGTAGATTTGCTAAGGAGGCAGATGCTGAACTTCCATTGCAGGCCAGTGGTGACTTGAACTTTGACGGTGTTGTTGCTGATTATTCTGAATCTGATGATAATGACTTGTACTTATCAGAGTGCAGAATATTTCTAGTTGGTTTTGAAGCTCTAGAAATGCGGAAACTAATTAATATTGTGCATAAAGGTGGAGGCTCCCGGTATTTGTCTTTTAATGACAAATTGACACACATAGTAGTTGGGAATCCTACTGAAAT GGAAAAGAAGGATGTGAGGAGTCTTGCTGCTTTAGGTGTAATTTATGTTGTTAAAACCACATGGCTTGAAGATTGCGACCATAAAAAGATAGAAGTCCCTGTTCTTAGGAGACACATTGCATATGATCTACTTCATCCAAAAG CAAGCTTGGTAAAAGGAAGTGTAACAGGAAGCACACCTATGGATCACAGTAAAAGCTCCAGTTGTCATCAAAGCTCGCATCAGGTGGACTTCAAAATTGTGCAGCCAGAATCTttggagaaaagaaaagaagagataCAAGATATGGATATAAATGGTCACTCATTCTGTAAAGCAAATTGTAGAACTATGTTGCAAAATCAACTTCCTGATAGTAAATTGAGCACACAAAGGATGAGCCAGCCTGACTTCAGTGTTTCATATGAAAAATCTGCAAATGTTTTCAGAGGgaaattattttgtttctcaAATTTGTTTCCTGAAGAAAAG AGAGGTGAGATTGTTCAATGGATAAGTCAAGGTGGAGGAGAGGTAATGAGTGGGAAaacaaaacagattgtccactACACAGTTGAGTGTCATGGTGTAACACCCATGTTGACTGATGATTCCACGAGTTTGTACATTTCCAGTCACTGGATACGATCTTGTTTGGAG GCTGGATCCTTGCTGGATGTTGACACCCACATCCTTTATTCTCCACTTCCCTGCCACGTTCCCTTGCCTGGATTTGAAAGATTCCGGTTTTGTGTTTCACAGTATGAGGAGAAAGACAGGAATCTGCTAAGAAACTTGTGTTTTGTTCTAGGAGCTAAATTTGGGGAGAAGTTGACTAAGAAGGTTACGCATTTGTTGTGTAAATTCACCAATGGACCCAAGTATGATGGTGCTCTTAAATGGGGGATTCAATCAGTTTCATCTGAATGGATATTTGAATGCATCAAACAG AATGGAGTAGTTGCCACTGATCGATTTTTACCAAAAGAAGTAACAGCTCAAGATCGAGAGGCAGGAATTTGCACTGGGAGTCAATTTCCTACCCAGGCTGCTCAAATGATAAGTGACATGCCCTCGCAGTTGTCAAGTCAATCACAAATTTTGAGAGGCATCAGAAATAAAAATGTGGGTTGTGGAGTTGATAATCATGAGGCCAATTTCAAGAAACCAAGTGTTTATAGCAAAAAGGCAAGACTTGTGGAAGAACCTTGCCTGTCTAATACGATGACTTCGGCATCAAATTCAGGTATTCATGCCTATGAAAAGAATTTTTCTGAAGACAATATGATAATTGATGCTGGGGAGGTGTGCCTTACTGTTCCTGATGTTGCTGCTGCAATTGAGGACTTGTTAGAGCAGACTAGTAAG ATGCATGGTCAGAGGTCCCCAGCACAGACAGGGTGTCAGAGAGGT ATTTACCCATCTGATctttcagtccttggtgaagataATTCCAATCCTCATACCGTCTTTGGGTTATCTAAACACTGGTCAAACAG AAGTGGCAGAAAAGATGATAATGGGGAGGTTTCTCAAGACAGACGAGCAGGAATATACGATGGATTTAGTGAAACACAGACAGAATCTCAG GTTGTTAGTTATGAAGAAGATTTATCAGGAAGGCAAAGGCTTATAGATATAATCCGAACTCGAAGTGGCACGCAGTGA